In Virgibacillus sp. NKC19-16, a single genomic region encodes these proteins:
- a CDS encoding RNA polymerase sigma-70 factor: MDLETLYKTYQPFLFSIAYRMLGSVTDAEDIVHDLFLELKIDTSQVKNLQAYLAKMVTNRCLNFLNSPRHRREIYTGPWLPEPNIGSTQQPLNKIIKEETVSYAFLVLMERLSSLERAVFVLREAFSYNYKDIAEVLEKSEANCRKIYSRAKQKLKNDLPVHLQNTEQVVSLTKSFIEASKTGDVEEFIDVLSEDVVLVTDGGGKVPSALYPIVNKHRVLAFLKGVINKTGIIGELLPVVVNGQKGILQVKDGHPLRVVCFELDPNQKKYRESILFQTQTS; the protein is encoded by the coding sequence ATGGACTTGGAGACATTATATAAGACTTATCAACCGTTTCTTTTTTCTATTGCGTACCGCATGCTTGGATCAGTTACTGACGCAGAAGATATCGTTCATGATTTATTTTTGGAGCTTAAGATTGACACCAGTCAAGTTAAAAACCTCCAAGCGTATCTTGCAAAAATGGTAACAAACCGCTGCCTCAACTTTTTAAATTCACCACGTCACAGAAGAGAAATCTACACTGGTCCATGGTTACCTGAACCCAATATCGGCTCAACACAACAGCCTTTAAATAAGATCATAAAAGAGGAGACAGTCTCTTATGCCTTTCTCGTTTTAATGGAACGTCTGTCATCTTTAGAAAGAGCCGTATTCGTACTAAGAGAAGCATTCAGTTATAACTATAAGGATATTGCTGAGGTACTGGAAAAATCGGAAGCCAACTGCCGTAAAATCTACAGTCGTGCTAAACAAAAATTAAAAAATGATTTACCTGTTCATTTACAAAATACGGAACAAGTGGTTTCCCTGACGAAATCTTTCATAGAAGCTTCAAAGACAGGAGATGTTGAAGAATTTATTGACGTTCTCTCCGAAGATGTTGTCCTTGTTACAGACGGCGGAGGAAAGGTGCCTTCTGCTCTATATCCAATTGTAAACAAACATCGCGTACTGGCATTTCTTAAAGGCGTTATTAATAAGACAGGCATCATAGGAGAACTTCTCCCTGTAGTGGTTAATGGTCAAAAAGGAATCCTACAAGTAAAAGATGGACACCCGCTCAGAGTTGTCTGTTTTGAATTAGACCCAAATCAGAAAAAATACAGAGAATCTATATTGTTTCAAACCCAAACAAGTTAA
- a CDS encoding CBO0543 family protein, with product MQPTWQDVIELTEQFRDTRIEYWLNETLFTFSWWVLLVTTIGLFIVWFIILDKKRIFEIITYGFMVATIAIMGDTIGVSLGLWHYPNTLTPVPLTIEIHKLQMPIIYMMVYQYFKTWKAFLIAATINAFVFAFMLEPLLVWLQIYEPYHWEHVYSFFPYIIIAVVFKYVLNKFKQLDQHYQ from the coding sequence ATGCAACCTACTTGGCAAGATGTTATTGAATTAACCGAGCAGTTTAGAGATACAAGAATAGAGTATTGGTTGAATGAGACCTTATTTACCTTTAGTTGGTGGGTTCTTTTAGTTACAACCATTGGTCTTTTTATTGTATGGTTCATTATTCTAGATAAAAAAAGAATTTTCGAGATTATCACGTACGGATTTATGGTAGCAACTATAGCAATAATGGGGGATACAATAGGTGTTTCATTAGGATTATGGCATTATCCAAATACGTTAACACCTGTACCTTTAACTATCGAAATACACAAACTGCAAATGCCTATTATTTATATGATGGTTTACCAGTATTTTAAAACATGGAAAGCTTTTTTAATTGCTGCAACAATAAATGCTTTTGTTTTCGCGTTTATGTTGGAACCACTTTTGGTGTGGTTACAGATATATGAACCCTACCATTGGGAGCATGTCTATTCATTTTTTCCTTATATTATAATAGCAGTTGTATTCAAATACGTACTTAACAAATTCAAACAACTGGACCAGCATTATCAATAA
- a CDS encoding CBO0543 family protein — MVQGRLMREGAYLVLIGTVTFIISWIAFFSFSNKKKFPLFVLTGYVGIILALITDLMMFVYPLWHYPGTKIELFYIQLLNRFGLYFVVIYFFLQSLPKKQTVLSVTRHIFYWSIFAILLELLFLYIGFIEHGLWWNIGFSYAADWILFIIFYIHHKWASNHSLIIIPT, encoded by the coding sequence TTGGTACAAGGCAGACTGATGAGAGAAGGTGCTTATTTAGTGCTCATTGGAACAGTCACTTTTATAATAAGTTGGATAGCATTTTTCTCTTTTTCTAATAAAAAGAAATTCCCACTGTTTGTATTAACAGGGTACGTAGGTATTATTTTAGCTTTGATTACCGATTTGATGATGTTTGTTTATCCTTTATGGCACTATCCAGGAACAAAGATAGAACTATTTTATATTCAATTATTGAATAGATTTGGATTATACTTTGTAGTTATCTATTTTTTTCTTCAGTCATTACCCAAAAAGCAAACAGTTTTATCAGTTACACGCCATATATTTTATTGGTCTATATTCGCAATATTACTTGAGCTACTTTTTTTGTATATTGGCTTTATTGAGCATGGCTTATGGTGGAACATAGGTTTCTCATATGCTGCTGACTGGATTTTATTTATTATTTTTTACATCCATCATAAGTGGGCGTCAAATCATTCATTAATAATAATTCCAACTTAG
- a CDS encoding DUF3231 family protein, with amino-acid sequence MIQWLYSIISYALSQVEDEDIRSVLEFALNLSHQHVQFIQNLLTNEQIAVRNGFTAQDVNLNAPRLFTDDLILLRQKCVRCLIYIIHRVEYYKY; translated from the coding sequence GTGATTCAATGGCTATACAGTATTATTAGTTATGCATTGAGCCAGGTTGAAGATGAAGACATACGCTCCGTGCTGGAGTTTGCTTTAAATCTATCCCACCAACACGTCCAATTTATCCAAAATCTGCTCACCAATGAACAAATTGCTGTACGCAATGGGTTTACAGCACAGGATGTGAATTTAAACGCACCAAGATTATTTACCGATGATTTAATCTTATTGAGACAGAAATGTGTGAGATGTTTAATATATATAATACACAGGGTAGAGTACTACAAATATTAA
- a CDS encoding catalase, producing MTNEDKNKKQKQLDQDRVKDQDQALTTNQGLKMAEDEFSLKAGERGSTLLEDFHFREKMTHFDHERIPERVVHARGYGAHGEFELYESLAPFTKANFLTETGKKTPVFVRFSTVQGSRGSFELARDVRGFATKFYTDEGNFDLVGNNMPVFFMQDGIKFPDFVHAVKPEPHHEMPQAATAHDTFWDWIANNQESAHMVMWAMSDRAIPRSYRMMEGFGVHTFRLVNEQGQAFFVKFHWKPVLGVHSVIWDEAQKINGDDPDFHRRDLYESIEQGNHPEFELGVQIINEEDEFSFDFDILDPTKIWPEEDVPVKIIGKMTLNRNVDNVFAETEQVAFHPGSVVPGIDFSNDPLLQARLFSYTDTQLIRLGGPNFHELPINRPVCPFHNNQRDGYGRKTINVGQVSYHKNSLANNTPKPVSEEEGGFSHYQGKVEGRKVRARSESFTDHFSQAILFWNSMSDVEKQHIINAFSFELGKCKEMTIREQVLEMYSNVSHELVSSVAQNLGMQAPKKKEITYTKSSPALSQANTTYKTDTRTVGVIAADGFPEELHRVINELKQANIIPQIVSDHQGRIQGKDGSELTVDDTFQTSDSVLFDSILITNKEGKTSLFSKEAPYFVKEAFLHYKPTGAIKEGTNIIQDLQISGESGVVKDDSKQFIEAIRKARFWDRSGKK from the coding sequence ATGACAAACGAAGATAAGAATAAAAAGCAAAAACAGCTGGATCAAGACCGAGTAAAAGATCAGGATCAAGCATTAACAACCAATCAAGGATTAAAAATGGCGGAAGACGAATTTTCCTTGAAGGCAGGTGAGCGAGGATCAACACTTTTAGAAGATTTTCATTTCCGAGAAAAAATGACTCATTTTGACCATGAGCGCATTCCTGAACGTGTGGTACATGCCAGAGGATACGGAGCTCATGGTGAATTCGAGTTATATGAATCATTGGCTCCTTTCACGAAGGCGAATTTTCTAACGGAAACAGGTAAAAAAACACCTGTTTTTGTACGATTTTCTACGGTTCAAGGTTCACGTGGATCTTTTGAATTAGCTCGGGACGTACGGGGATTTGCAACCAAATTTTATACAGATGAAGGAAACTTTGACCTTGTCGGCAATAATATGCCTGTTTTCTTTATGCAAGATGGCATTAAATTTCCTGACTTTGTACATGCGGTAAAGCCGGAACCTCATCATGAGATGCCACAGGCTGCGACAGCGCATGATACATTTTGGGATTGGATCGCCAATAATCAGGAATCTGCACATATGGTAATGTGGGCCATGTCTGATCGGGCGATCCCAAGAAGCTACCGAATGATGGAGGGATTTGGGGTCCATACATTCCGGCTGGTGAACGAACAGGGGCAAGCTTTTTTTGTCAAATTCCACTGGAAACCTGTTCTCGGCGTCCATTCTGTGATTTGGGATGAGGCACAGAAAATTAATGGGGATGACCCGGACTTTCATCGCCGTGATTTGTACGAATCTATTGAACAGGGAAATCATCCAGAATTTGAGTTAGGGGTCCAAATCATCAATGAAGAAGATGAATTTAGTTTTGATTTTGACATTTTAGATCCAACGAAAATTTGGCCTGAGGAAGATGTGCCTGTAAAAATTATTGGAAAAATGACCCTGAATCGCAATGTTGATAACGTTTTTGCAGAAACGGAGCAAGTTGCATTCCACCCAGGAAGTGTTGTTCCAGGAATCGACTTTTCTAATGATCCGCTCTTGCAGGCACGTCTGTTTTCTTATACAGATACACAGCTTATTCGACTTGGAGGGCCAAATTTCCATGAACTGCCGATTAATCGACCGGTTTGTCCATTCCACAATAATCAGCGTGATGGATATGGACGTAAGACAATAAACGTGGGGCAGGTGAGTTATCATAAAAATTCACTTGCCAATAATACACCGAAGCCTGTCAGTGAGGAAGAAGGTGGATTTAGTCATTATCAGGGAAAAGTAGAGGGCCGCAAAGTCCGCGCACGGAGTGAGAGCTTTACAGATCATTTCTCGCAGGCAATTTTGTTTTGGAATAGTATGAGCGATGTGGAGAAACAGCATATTATCAATGCATTCAGCTTTGAACTTGGAAAATGCAAAGAAATGACTATTCGTGAACAAGTATTAGAGATGTATTCGAATGTGAGCCATGAACTGGTATCCAGTGTCGCACAAAATTTAGGTATGCAAGCACCAAAGAAAAAAGAGATTACGTATACGAAATCATCACCAGCATTAAGCCAAGCAAATACAACTTATAAAACAGATACGCGCACAGTAGGGGTTATTGCTGCAGATGGCTTTCCAGAAGAGCTGCACAGAGTAATAAATGAACTGAAACAAGCAAATATCATCCCTCAGATTGTCAGTGATCACCAAGGCAGGATTCAAGGTAAAGACGGATCAGAGCTGACGGTTGATGATACATTTCAAACATCAGACTCTGTCCTATTTGATTCAATTCTAATCACAAATAAGGAAGGGAAAACATCCTTGTTCAGTAAAGAAGCACCTTATTTTGTGAAAGAAGCTTTTCTTCATTATAAACCAACTGGTGCAATCAAAGAAGGGACAAATATCATCCAAGACTTACAGATTTCTGGTGAATCTGGTGTTGTGAAAGATGATAGCAAACAATTTATTGAAGCGATTCGTAAAGCAAGATTCTGGGACCGCTCGGGAAAGAAATAA
- a CDS encoding response regulator transcription factor, with protein sequence MSKIFIIEDDMPLFNELKARLEEWDYSVHGVTDFGNILNDFINIEPDLVIIDITLPKYDGFYWCRRIRDISSLPIIFLSSRNHPTDMVMSMQMGSDDYIQKPFNFDVLVAKVQALLRRVYQYQNQDIDVVRFRDAVFDFKKLTVMRNDDEIHLTKNESFILSVLIHDINQAVTRGALIEQLWDDSRFISDNTLTVNVTRIRKKLEGIGLKDAIITKTGLGYMLKE encoded by the coding sequence ATGTCAAAAATTTTTATAATCGAAGATGATATGCCACTTTTTAATGAGCTTAAGGCAAGGCTGGAAGAATGGGATTACAGTGTGCACGGGGTCACTGACTTTGGAAATATATTAAATGATTTTATCAATATTGAACCGGATTTGGTCATTATCGATATTACGCTGCCCAAATACGATGGTTTTTACTGGTGTCGACGTATCCGGGATATTTCAAGCCTCCCAATCATCTTTCTGTCATCCAGGAACCATCCGACAGATATGGTGATGAGTATGCAGATGGGCAGTGACGATTATATTCAGAAACCCTTTAATTTTGATGTGCTCGTTGCGAAAGTGCAGGCATTGCTGAGACGTGTCTATCAGTATCAGAATCAGGATATTGACGTTGTTAGATTCAGGGATGCAGTGTTTGACTTTAAAAAGCTGACCGTCATGAGAAATGACGACGAAATTCATCTGACCAAAAATGAATCATTCATATTATCTGTCCTGATCCATGACATCAATCAGGCAGTAACGAGGGGAGCGCTCATTGAACAACTGTGGGATGATTCCAGATTCATTAGCGACAACACACTGACTGTGAATGTGACCAGGATCAGGAAGAAGCTTGAAGGTATAGGTCTGAAAGATGCAATCATTACCAAAACAGGCCTCGGTTATATGCTTAAGGAGTGA
- a CDS encoding sensor histidine kinase, with protein sequence MYIRQTVPWMILFIVFNLSILLLGILDTEIPILSVIYIFIINTVILSLFLMWDFFRGRNYRLELMNIERIDETDSLPAPATPYQKRLDAQLSVMKKFHNDMLESETKKTEENLDELTRWIHDMKMPMTTMKLKIDDLDEKERSGMEEEWLRLDAALNEMLYEKRLTNISNDLYIESVEIENVISNTIRKLRAICIEKGIGFDMDLHVTQIETDLKWFSFMVDQIIGNSVKYSGDSDITISSYLREGWPELEISDAGRGIRAEDIPRIFEAGFTSTSDHGDREATGMGMYLTKEVADAMDIVIDVKSRYGEGTTTILTFPKKNKFQEMKTM encoded by the coding sequence ATGTATATCAGACAAACGGTGCCATGGATGATTCTTTTTATCGTGTTTAATCTTTCAATCCTATTACTCGGGATTTTGGATACTGAAATCCCCATCCTCTCCGTGATATATATCTTTATCATCAATACGGTTATTTTGTCTTTATTCCTTATGTGGGACTTTTTCAGGGGCAGAAACTACAGGTTGGAGTTAATGAATATTGAAAGAATTGATGAAACGGACAGTCTGCCGGCTCCTGCGACTCCTTATCAGAAAAGGCTGGATGCTCAACTGTCAGTTATGAAGAAATTTCACAATGACATGCTGGAAAGTGAAACCAAAAAGACAGAAGAAAATCTGGATGAACTGACAAGATGGATACACGATATGAAAATGCCGATGACCACGATGAAATTGAAGATAGATGATCTGGATGAAAAGGAAAGGTCAGGGATGGAAGAGGAATGGCTCAGGCTGGATGCCGCGCTGAATGAAATGCTTTATGAGAAAAGACTCACGAACATCAGCAACGATCTATATATTGAAAGTGTTGAGATTGAAAATGTCATTTCAAATACGATCAGAAAATTGAGGGCAATCTGTATTGAAAAAGGGATCGGGTTCGATATGGATCTGCATGTCACCCAAATAGAGACAGATTTGAAGTGGTTCTCTTTTATGGTGGATCAGATCATCGGCAACAGCGTCAAATACTCTGGGGACAGCGACATTACAATATCCAGCTATTTGAGGGAAGGATGGCCGGAGCTTGAAATATCAGACGCCGGAAGAGGGATCAGAGCTGAAGATATTCCAAGGATATTTGAAGCAGGTTTTACTTCCACCAGTGACCATGGAGACAGGGAAGCAACGGGTATGGGGATGTATCTTACGAAAGAAGTGGCGGACGCAATGGACATCGTGATAGATGTTAAATCCCGATACGGGGAGGGAACCACAACAATTCTTACATTCCCTAAAAAGAATAAATTTCAGGAGATGAAGACCATGTGA
- a CDS encoding ABC transporter ATP-binding protein → MILEAKDIKKSYGNRLNRTEVLKGIDLNIEQGEFVSIMGASGSGKTTLLNVLSSIDRVTNGHIFMEGQDITNLKDKKLADFRKNDLGFMFQEYNLLDTLTVKENILLPLSIRNMKKADVEKQFELVAGELGIYDLKGKYPSEISGGQQQRTSAARAFIHQPKIIFADEPTGALDSKSASNLLRKLQQLNSISNSTIMMVTHDATAASYSGRVIFLKDGLVYSMLRKGERSQEDYYKEIMNTQSVLGGVGVES, encoded by the coding sequence ATGATTCTTGAAGCAAAAGATATTAAAAAATCATATGGCAACAGACTGAACAGAACTGAAGTGTTAAAAGGAATTGATCTCAATATTGAACAGGGAGAATTCGTTTCGATTATGGGCGCATCCGGTTCAGGGAAAACGACATTGCTGAATGTGCTGAGCTCCATCGACAGAGTGACAAACGGTCATATTTTTATGGAAGGACAGGATATTACAAATCTAAAAGATAAAAAGCTTGCCGATTTCAGGAAGAATGATCTCGGTTTTATGTTCCAAGAATATAATCTGCTCGACACGTTGACTGTAAAAGAAAATATATTACTACCGCTTTCAATCAGAAATATGAAGAAGGCGGATGTTGAAAAACAATTTGAACTCGTTGCAGGTGAGCTTGGAATATACGATTTAAAGGGTAAATATCCGAGTGAAATTTCCGGCGGGCAGCAGCAGCGTACAAGTGCCGCAAGAGCATTCATCCATCAGCCGAAAATCATATTTGCCGACGAGCCGACAGGGGCGCTGGATTCCAAATCCGCCAGCAACCTGCTCAGAAAACTGCAGCAGTTGAACAGCATAAGTAACTCAACAATTATGATGGTGACCCATGACGCCACTGCTGCGAGTTACTCGGGCAGGGTCATTTTCCTGAAGGACGGTCTTGTCTATTCAATGCTCAGAAAAGGTGAGCGTTCGCAGGAAGACTATTACAAGGAAATCATGAATACCCAGAGTGTGCTTGGTGGTGTCGGCGTTGAGTCTTAA
- a CDS encoding FtsX-like permease family protein, giving the protein MSQDESAAKELTSSDLRTSGFIVGSVLLVVIIVTFVMFANSIFLKRRNRELALFQLIGLTRGKIFRILILENAVIYFGSLIIGIAFGFLVSRILLMILLRMMQIELSVGMSFSMEAVIQTAILFVFIFALLMAQNFIFLKRTRLIKMLTLDQSSESNYRGLGAGTVILGILGLAMIISGYWLSANMLDFGALFFLLMFGVLFLTIAGTYITFKFSVAFVLNMIRKSKNGHVNVNDVLSLTSIMFKMKSNAFLLTLISVISALSMGMMSLSYISYYSVGQSVDTSVPNDYIFYEEGDMQFYSDLLDDNGIEHETVNIPTITYDAKGEAITVDMETPEGMSSELYLSIVSEENVDGFEVGENELVITGIPYFMDSYIDFNLNHPVTLVDDDYEHTLELVDTDEDAILPSHVSFGSPQAVVSSEVYSTLEDNHNYDEETAQPQESFAIDITGEDSQAIFEMMDEENNPAFESKINQYTNQIQGSGMLMFVIGFVGFAFLLTSGCILYFKQIGESEDEKGSYNVLRKLGFSENEIVKGLTIKMVVTFGVPLLIGLLHTYFAVNAGWFLFGSEMWTPMLTVMGAYIILYSVFALISLMYYKKVVKESM; this is encoded by the coding sequence ATGTCTCAGGATGAGAGTGCTGCAAAAGAATTGACATCCAGTGACTTGAGGACCTCCGGATTTATCGTCGGGTCAGTGCTGTTGGTTGTCATCATCGTTACGTTCGTCATGTTTGCCAACTCAATTTTCCTGAAAAGAAGAAACAGGGAGCTTGCACTGTTTCAGCTGATCGGGCTGACGCGCGGGAAAATATTCAGGATACTTATATTGGAAAATGCGGTCATTTATTTTGGCAGCCTGATTATCGGTATTGCTTTTGGATTTCTGGTGTCCCGTATCCTGCTCATGATCTTACTCAGGATGATGCAGATAGAACTTTCTGTAGGGATGAGCTTTTCAATGGAAGCGGTCATCCAGACGGCCATACTATTCGTATTCATATTTGCGCTGTTGATGGCACAGAACTTCATCTTTTTGAAACGAACACGTCTCATTAAAATGCTTACGCTTGACCAATCCAGTGAATCAAACTACAGAGGGTTGGGAGCAGGTACTGTAATACTTGGCATTCTGGGTCTGGCGATGATCATTTCAGGTTACTGGCTGTCAGCCAACATGCTTGATTTCGGGGCTCTATTCTTCCTGTTGATGTTTGGGGTCCTTTTCCTGACCATCGCCGGTACTTATATTACATTTAAGTTTTCTGTCGCATTCGTTCTGAATATGATCAGAAAATCCAAAAATGGTCACGTTAATGTGAATGATGTTCTGTCGCTTACCAGCATCATGTTCAAGATGAAGTCCAATGCATTCCTACTAACTCTAATCAGTGTGATCAGTGCACTCAGTATGGGGATGATGTCACTTTCATATATCTCTTATTACTCAGTGGGACAGTCTGTCGATACTTCTGTTCCAAATGATTACATTTTTTATGAAGAAGGGGATATGCAGTTCTACAGTGATCTGCTGGATGACAATGGCATTGAACATGAAACAGTGAATATCCCGACCATTACCTATGATGCGAAAGGTGAGGCCATCACGGTAGATATGGAAACGCCGGAAGGGATGAGTTCTGAATTATATCTGAGTATTGTAAGTGAAGAAAATGTCGATGGATTTGAAGTCGGTGAAAATGAACTGGTCATTACAGGGATTCCGTACTTTATGGATTCATACATTGACTTCAACCTGAACCATCCTGTGACGCTGGTTGATGATGATTATGAACATACACTTGAGCTGGTGGATACAGACGAGGATGCTATACTGCCGTCCCATGTCAGTTTTGGTTCCCCTCAGGCAGTGGTTTCCAGTGAGGTGTACAGCACACTCGAAGACAACCATAACTATGACGAAGAAACAGCGCAGCCCCAGGAAAGTTTTGCGATTGATATTACCGGGGAAGACAGTCAGGCAATTTTCGAAATGATGGATGAAGAAAACAATCCAGCATTCGAATCGAAAATCAATCAGTATACCAATCAGATACAGGGCTCAGGGATGCTGATGTTTGTCATCGGATTTGTCGGATTTGCATTCCTGCTGACATCCGGATGTATCCTCTACTTCAAGCAGATTGGGGAAAGTGAAGACGAGAAGGGCAGCTATAATGTCCTGAGGAAACTTGGTTTCTCTGAAAATGAAATTGTAAAGGGTCTTACAATCAAGATGGTTGTCACATTTGGTGTACCATTGCTTATCGGCCTGCTGCACACATATTTCGCAGTTAATGCCGGATGGTTTTTATTCGGCAGTGAAATGTGGACACCGATGCTGACTGTAATGGGTGCATATATTATTTTATATTCAGTATTCGCGCTTATATCACTGATGTACTATAAGAAAGTGGTTAAAGAAAGTATGTAA
- a CDS encoding YxeA family protein, producing MRKVIIFILVTLFVVGIPMGIYFSLPEMTQTNLNPFIEEEYWYVQVDEEGIIGQERKSVNYELPAVNEEGEQKDIEFTALSELREGAYIQLTVENEFVTTYEEVDEDDLP from the coding sequence ATGAGAAAGGTAATTATTTTTATTCTAGTAACTTTATTTGTTGTGGGCATACCTATGGGTATTTATTTTTCTTTGCCAGAAATGACGCAGACCAATCTTAACCCTTTTATTGAAGAAGAATATTGGTATGTGCAGGTAGATGAAGAAGGAATAATTGGACAAGAACGGAAATCAGTTAATTATGAACTCCCTGCTGTAAATGAGGAAGGGGAACAAAAAGACATTGAATTTACGGCACTTAGTGAATTAAGGGAAGGGGCATATATACAATTAACCGTGGAGAATGAATTTGTTACTACGTATGAAGAGGTTGATGAAGATGATTTGCCATGA
- a CDS encoding peptidoglycan-binding domain-containing protein: MKKKWLVAIPAIALVVASLPFQPADAVADAASENESVQHSESEIPAGYEVILNWPPEKQPMMKQGSQGSFEVEFIQVMLNNFGFETEVDGTFGSHTDQQVRRLQAENGLVQDGIVGVDTWTVLLKEYQAELFTVEKAITYAEIALDNDDLVFSSDGVRHKDSDGKVFYSLKAQSQDLIDDGGTGTVGFYDVYQNGDVVESKPR, translated from the coding sequence ATGAAAAAGAAATGGTTAGTAGCAATACCCGCGATTGCACTTGTGGTTGCGTCACTTCCCTTTCAACCCGCAGACGCAGTTGCAGATGCAGCCTCAGAAAATGAATCGGTTCAACATTCAGAATCAGAGATACCAGCAGGATATGAAGTGATATTAAATTGGCCACCTGAAAAACAGCCGATGATGAAACAGGGGAGCCAAGGCAGTTTTGAAGTTGAATTTATTCAAGTGATGTTGAATAACTTTGGATTTGAAACAGAAGTTGATGGGACTTTTGGTTCGCACACAGACCAACAAGTTCGCAGGTTGCAAGCTGAGAACGGGTTAGTCCAAGACGGAATTGTCGGTGTTGATACATGGACTGTATTACTAAAAGAGTATCAAGCGGAGTTGTTTACAGTAGAAAAGGCGATTACTTATGCAGAGATAGCCCTAGATAATGATGATCTAGTGTTTAGTAGCGATGGTGTGCGTCATAAGGACTCAGATGGAAAAGTATTTTATTCTTTGAAAGCACAAAGTCAAGATTTAATTGATGACGGAGGTACTGGCACGGTCGGATTCTATGATGTGTATCAAAATGGAGATGTTGTGGAATCAAAACCAAGATAA